The Rhodothermus marinus DSM 4252 DNA segment CGGCCTCGGCCGTCACTCCGCTGCCCGTGACGATGCGGGCGCAAGCGCCCGGCGCCGACAGCCCGCGTCTGGAATACGACGTGCTGCTGCCCGCGCCCGGACGCATTCGCGTGCACCTTTACCTGGCGCCTACCTACAACTTCGTCAACCGTCCCGGTGGACTCCGGCTAGCCGTCTCGCTGGACGACGCGCCGCCACAGCTCCTCGAGGTACACGCCGCCGACACGATCCCCGACTGGCGCTACGGCCGCGTGTGGATGGACGCCGTCGCCAGCAACGTGCGCATCGTCACGTCCGAACACGAAATCACCCGACCCGGCCCCCACACACTCAAGCTCTGGGCGGTGGACGGCGGCGTCGTGGTGGAACGGATCGTCATCGACACGGGCGGGCTGCGCCCGAGTTACCTGGGCCCGCCCGAAAGTCCCTTCGTGCGCAATCGCCGCACCCACTGGCCTCCGGAACCCGAAGCGGGTTCGGCATACCCCGCCCGAGATACCCGATAGTCATCGGAGTGTGTGGGCAGGCGGTGATCCTATAGGATCGCTGATTTACCGGTGCATGAGGGTGACACATCCCTGGGTGCCGGACATAATCCGGCGGGTATGACCGGGCAGACACAGGGGGTCGCCCCTACAGGATGGGGAAAACGTCAGGGATCTGGCAGGGGCGTACCGCCGTGTGCGCCCGTGCTTTCTCACCTCCTTTCTTGTTCACATTGCAACATTCCGGAATTGTTACAAACCGGTAACGCCCCGAAAGGCAAGGCCCATCTCTTGACTGAGCGACGGAAAATTTTTAATTAACCAGAAGTGAAGTTGTGGTGAACAGCAGTGGTTGTGGCTTTCTGGAAGCGCTTTTAATCGGGCGAATAAAAACAGGGGGCGTCATGCGGCACACGATTCAGGTCACGGTCAACGGGCAGACGCACCGGGTGGAGGTCGAGCCCCGCCTGCTGCTGGTCGAACTGATCCGCGACGTACTGGGGCTGACGGGCACGCACGTCGGCTGCGACACGAGCCAGTGCGGCGCCTGCACGGTGCACGTCAACGGCGAGGCCGTCAAGTCCTGCACCATGTTCGCCGTGCAGGCCGACGGCTGCGAGATCACCACGATCGAGGGACTGGCTCGAGATGGCGCGTTGCATCCGCTGCAGGAGGGCTTCTGGCAGGAGCACGGCCTGCAGTGCGGTTTCTGCACGCCGGGCATCATCATGGCGGCGGCCGACCTGCTGCGGCGCAACCCGGATCCGTCGGAGGAAGAAATCCGGCACGCGCTGGAAGGGAATTTCTGCCGGTGCACGGGCTACCACAACATTGTGCGGGCCATTCAGTACGCGGCCGCCCGCATGCGCGGCGAGGCCGTCGTCCCGCGGGGCGAAGCCGCGTCCACGGGGGCATCCTGATCGGCGCATATCCACGAACCGGAAAACCTGTCTGGAGCCATGGAAGCCAGAGGCTATATCGGCGCGCCCATTCGCCGGGTCGAAGACCGGCGTTTCGTGACAGGACGAGGGCGCTACACCGACGACATCGTCCTGCCGGGCATGCTCTACGCCTGGATTGTGCGCAGTCCCCATGCGCATGCCCGGATCCGTGCCATTCGCACCGAGAAAGCCCGGCAGCATCCGGGCGTGGTGGCCGTCTTTACGGGCAAAGACCTGCTCGACGACGGCGTGGGATCGCTGCCCACGGGCTGGCAGATCGGTCCCGACATGAAGGAGCCGCCGCATTACGCGCTGGCCGTCGACAAGGTGCGCTACGTGGGCGACGGGGTGGCCGTGGTGATCGCCGAAACGAAGGCGGCCGCCCGCGACGCCGCCGAGCTGGTGGAGGTGGACTACGAGGAGCTGCCAGCCGTGGTGGATGCGGCCGAGGCGCTCAAGGAGGGGGCGCCGCTCGTGCACGACGACGCGCCCGGCAACCTGTGCTACGTCTGGGAACTGGGCGATCGGGAAGCCACCGACCGCGCGTTGGCCGCAGCGCACCACGTCACGAAGCTGGAGTTCGTCAACCAGCGGCTCATTCCGAACGCCATCGAACCCCGCTCGGCCATCGGTCATTACGATCCGGGACGCGACGAGCTGACGCTCTACACATCGTCCCAGAATCCGCATCTGATCCGGCTGCTGCTGAGCGCCTTCGTACTGAAGATCCCCGAACACAAGGTGCGCGTGATTTCGCCGGACGTGGGGGGTGGCTTCGGCTCGAAGATCTTCCACTATCCGGAAGAGGTCATCTGCGCCTGGAGTAGCCGCAAGCTGGGCCGACCCGTAAAGTGGACGGCCGTCCGCAGCGAGAGCTTCATGAGCGACGCGCACGGCCGCGACCACGTCACCACGGCCGAAATGGGCTTCGACCGCGACGGTCGTATCGTGGGGCTGCGCGTGCGCACGATCGCCAATCTGGGCGCCTACCTTTCGACGTTCGCACCGGGCGTGCCTACCTGGCTCTACGGCACGCTTCTGGCCGGTCAGTACAAGACGCCGCACATTCACGTCGAGGTCAAGGGTGTCTTCACGAACACGACCCCGGTCGATGCCTACCGCGGGGCCGGACGGCCCGAGGCGACCTACGTGGTCGAACGCCTGGTGGAACTGGGGGCCCATGAGCTGGGCATCGACCCGGCCGAACTCCGGCGGCGCAATTTCATCCAGCCGGACGAATTCCCCTACCAGACGCCCGTCGTGCTCCAGTACGACAGCGGCAACTACGAGGGCGCGCTGAACAAGGCGCTGGAGATGGCCGACTACTGGAAGCTCCGCGAGGAGCAGAAGCGGGCACGTGAGCAGGGACGGCTCATCGGCATCGGACTTTCCTGCTACATCGAAGCGTGCGGCCTGGCGCCCTCGAAGGTGGCCGGCGCCATCGGCGTGCGGGCCGGCCTGTACGAAAGCGCGGCCATCCGGGTGATGCCCACCGGCAAGGTGCAGGTCTTCACCGGCACGCACTCGCACGGTCAGGGGCACGAGACCACCTTCGCCCAGATCGTGGCGCACGAGCTGGGTATCCCGCTCGAAGACGTAGAGGTCATCCACGGCGACACGGCCGAGATCCCCTTCGGGATGGGCACCTACGGTTCGCGCAGCCTGGCCACGGGTGGTAGTGCCATCTATCGCGCGCTCGAAAAGATCAAGGCCAAAGCCCGGAAGATCGCCGCGCACAAGCTCGAAGTGGCCGAAGAGGACCTGGAGTTCCGCAACGGTCAGTTCATCGTGAAGGGCACCGACCGGGCCATTGGCTTTGGCGACATTGCGCTGACGGCCTACGTGCCGCACGACTATCCGGAAGGGCTGGAGCCCGGCCTGGAAGAGAACGCCTTCTACGATCCGGCCAACTTCACCTTCCCCTTCGGGACGCACCTGTCGGTGGTGGAGGTCGATCCGGAGACCGGCAGGGTGAAGCTGCTCCGCTACATTGCCGTGGACGACGTGGGACGCATCATCAACCCGATGATCGTTGAGGGCCAGATCCACGGCGGCGTGGCGCAGGGCGTCGGCCAGGCGCTGCTCGAAGGGGCGGTGTACGATCGCTCCAGCGGCCAGCTCCTGACCGGCTCGCTGCTGGACTATGCGCTGCCGCGGGCCGACGACCTGCCGTCGTTCGAGGTCGGGCACCAGGAGACGCCCTGTCCGCACAACCCGCTGGGCGCGAAGGGCGCCGGGGAGGCCGGCACGATCGCGGCCACGGCCTGCGTGGTCAACGCCGTCGTGGACGCGCTCTACCATCTGGGCGTGCGCGACATCCGCATGCCGCTGACGCCCGAGCGCGTCTGGCGCGCCATGCGCGGGCTCCCAACCGACGGACACGCTTCCTGACCAACGAAAACGACCGGAACGGCCATGATTCCGCAGACCTTCGCATACAGAAAGGCGCACACGATCGACGAAGCGCTCGCGCTGCTCCGGGAGCACGGCGACGAAGCCAAGGTGCTGGCCGGCGGCCACAGCCTGATTCCGCTCATGAAACTGCGGCTGAGCACGCCGGAGCTGCTCGTCGACATCGGCGGCATCCGGGAACTGACGGAGATCCGCGAACGGGACGGTCGCCTCGAGCTGGGAGCGCTCGTCACGCACCGGACGATCGAATTTTCCGAGCTGCTCCGGCAGAAATGCCCGGTGCTGCCCGAAGCGGCCGCGCAGATCGGCGATCCGCAGGTGCGCAACAAAGGGACGATCGGGGGCAGCCTGGCCCATGCCGATCCGGCCGCCGACTACCCGGCCGTCGTGCTGGCACTGGATGCCGAAATCGAGGCGACCGGGCCGGACGGCCGCCGCACCATTCCGGCGCGCGACTTTTTCCAGGGGCTTTTCACCACGGCGCTCCGGCCCGGCGAGCTGCTCACGCGCGTGCGCGTGCCGGTGATGCCGCCGCGCAGCGGCGCCGCCTATCTCAAATTTCCAAATCCGGCCTCGCGCTACGCCGTGGTGGGCGTGGCGGCTTTCGTCAAGCTGGCACCCGACGACACGTGCGCCGAGGTGCGCATCGGGATCACGGGTGCCGCGGCGGCCGCCTTCCGGGCCACCGAGGCCGAAAAGCGGCTCGTCGGGAAGACGATCGACGAACGGACGCTGGCCGCCTCGCTCGAAGACATGGTCGATCCCGACGACCTGCTCAGCGATCTGGCCGCCAGTGCCGAATACCGGGCGCACCTGTGCCACGTGCTTGCGCGGCGGGCGCTCCGGCAGGCCTTCGAGCGGGCGCGCGGCTGACCCTCGTTCCGGCCCGGTGAACCGGCTCCCGTAGCCTGGCCTCAGGTGGAAAATACCCGCCCTTCAACCAGCCCGGGCCGCCTCGCGCTGAAGCGCCTCGTAGGCCAGGCGGGCCAGGCCGCCGGCGATGTGCACGTTGCGTTCCGAGGGCTCTTCCTGCTCCAGCCGCTCTCGGACGGCCTCGGTCGAGGCCCGGAGCAGGTTGCGCGTGGCGGCCGTCGAAAGCCCCAGAAAACGGGCGATTTCATCCACCGAGCGATGATGCTCGGCTTCGAGCACGACGGCATAGGCGGCCTCCATCAGGCTGGGCAGCCAGGTCAGGCGTTTCCGCTCGAGCAGACCGCGTGGGCCGCCCGCCAGTTCAATGGCTTTCAGAAACACCTGCAGCGCGCGCTGGTCCAGATCGACCGGTTGCGGAGTGACTTCGACCGGCATGGCTACGTCTGGTAGTTGGGTTCGACGGATGCTTCCTGATGGAATGTCTGCAGGCTGGGGCCGATGCGGACCAGCCCCGTCGGGGTGATTTCCAGCAGGTGCGTGCTGGTGTCGTGCCCGCACAGCCGGCAGCCGTCGATCCGAAAGAGCCGGACCGTCTCGCCGATGGGCACGCGGTAGAGCCGGGCCTGCTGGGCGCTGGTGATGGGTTGCTTGGCCAGCACCAGCGTACCGTCGAGAATATGGCCTACCGCATAGCCGCCGGCCGCTTCGGCCGTGAGCAGTTCGTGACCGCTGCGCTTCTGCGAGACGAGCAGCGCCGTCTGGTGCCATTTTTTGAGGAACGTGAAGATCGGCCGCACCACGTCGCGGGCCAGCATCTCGCGGGCTTCGTAAAGGCCTGTGATCGAGTCGATCACCACGGCCCGCACGTGGTAGGTTTTGATGGCGTGCGCCAGCGTGTTGAACAGCGTGGGCAGGTCCTGCGTCAGGATCGTGTGCGTGGCCGCATCGACCAGCACGATCCGGTCTTCGATGGCGTTCCAGTCGGCGCCCATGGCGGCGGCCCGCGTGCGCAGACCCATCGCCACGAACGGCGCCGGGCTCTCGGTGGTCAGAAACAGGCACACCTGCCCGTGCCGTGCCTGCGCGACGGCGAACTGCTCCACGAGCAGGCTCTTGCCGGTGTCGGCCACGCCGGTTACCTGCAAAACGGCATAGCGAGGAATGCCCCCCAGGGGCTTGCGCACCGGACGGCCCTCCCGCCACTCCGTCGTGAAAAACAGTTCGTCCAGGCCCTCGACGCCCGTCGGGACGCCTTCCAGAGGCGGCGCGGCGGCGGCCGCATGCCGCAGCGATACGATCGCTTCGACCAGCGGTCCGGCCTCGCGCGAAACAGCTCCGGCCATAAAAAAGCTACCGGCTGTTTGCACAACCGGTAGCTCGAACGTTGCCGCGCAAAAATCGCTTCAGTGCTTATGTAATGGCTTTGTAATACGTTAGGTGGTGGCGGCTTCTTCGTCGGTGAAGATGTCGCCCTCGACAGCCGCGTTTTCCAGGGCGGGCGTGCGCAGCAGCTCGATGCGGTGCAGCGCCGAGTAGTACCAGGGCCGTTCGGGGAGGCGGTGGGTGGGCAGCCATTCCCAGGAGCGCATCGATTCGATGTAGCCCCAGTTGACGTAGGCGCTGAAATCATCGATCAGATCGGTGAGCACGACGCCGCTGTCGAGCAAGAAGCGCTGGATCTGCGCCCATTTCTCGTAGCTCGACTCCACGTGCGTCAGCCCGAAGTAGCCCGCGCATCCCGGGCCGCGCAGTGCCAGCAGCCCGCGCTCGATCGTCGTTTTGAAGCCCAGAAAACTTTCGGTCGGGTCGGTCATGAACGTGTCGAACTTCCGAAGCCACGAAGTGGGAAGTGGTTCGCGCAGATCGTAGCGAACGGCTTCGAGACGGTCGAGCCCCTCGCGCCGGGCCACGTCGTTGATGAACTGAATCAGCCGGTCGTCGATGTCAACGGCCAGTACGTAGGCCGGTGCGCCGGTCAGCGC contains these protein-coding regions:
- a CDS encoding KaiC domain-containing protein, producing MAGAVSREAGPLVEAIVSLRHAAAAAPPLEGVPTGVEGLDELFFTTEWREGRPVRKPLGGIPRYAVLQVTGVADTGKSLLVEQFAVAQARHGQVCLFLTTESPAPFVAMGLRTRAAAMGADWNAIEDRIVLVDAATHTILTQDLPTLFNTLAHAIKTYHVRAVVIDSITGLYEAREMLARDVVRPIFTFLKKWHQTALLVSQKRSGHELLTAEAAGGYAVGHILDGTLVLAKQPITSAQQARLYRVPIGETVRLFRIDGCRLCGHDTSTHLLEITPTGLVRIGPSLQTFHQEASVEPNYQT
- a CDS encoding (2Fe-2S)-binding protein, which codes for MRHTIQVTVNGQTHRVEVEPRLLLVELIRDVLGLTGTHVGCDTSQCGACTVHVNGEAVKSCTMFAVQADGCEITTIEGLARDGALHPLQEGFWQEHGLQCGFCTPGIIMAAADLLRRNPDPSEEEIRHALEGNFCRCTGYHNIVRAIQYAAARMRGEAVVPRGEAASTGAS
- a CDS encoding FAD binding domain-containing protein; protein product: MIPQTFAYRKAHTIDEALALLREHGDEAKVLAGGHSLIPLMKLRLSTPELLVDIGGIRELTEIRERDGRLELGALVTHRTIEFSELLRQKCPVLPEAAAQIGDPQVRNKGTIGGSLAHADPAADYPAVVLALDAEIEATGPDGRRTIPARDFFQGLFTTALRPGELLTRVRVPVMPPRSGAAYLKFPNPASRYAVVGVAAFVKLAPDDTCAEVRIGITGAAAAAFRATEAEKRLVGKTIDERTLAASLEDMVDPDDLLSDLAASAEYRAHLCHVLARRALRQAFERARG
- a CDS encoding bis-aminopropyl spermidine synthase family protein translates to MPHTKTFPETSAVELRDRLLETVRQQMPVPFTERDAERALAALLTTDNLWEAIRLSRVPLRVLSAFWHRLIAEGLLEAHDGALRLTESGQALAQALGVAPVREATCVHCEGRSVDYRTLPEDVVERFAEICRHRPEAIQDYDQGFVTEATTLARIAFAWHRGDLEGKQLLVLGDDDLMSIAAALTGAPAYVLAVDIDDRLIQFINDVARREGLDRLEAVRYDLREPLPTSWLRKFDTFMTDPTESFLGFKTTIERGLLALRGPGCAGYFGLTHVESSYEKWAQIQRFLLDSGVVLTDLIDDFSAYVNWGYIESMRSWEWLPTHRLPERPWYYSALHRIELLRTPALENAAVEGDIFTDEEAATT
- a CDS encoding xanthine dehydrogenase family protein molybdopterin-binding subunit; the protein is MEARGYIGAPIRRVEDRRFVTGRGRYTDDIVLPGMLYAWIVRSPHAHARIRAIRTEKARQHPGVVAVFTGKDLLDDGVGSLPTGWQIGPDMKEPPHYALAVDKVRYVGDGVAVVIAETKAAARDAAELVEVDYEELPAVVDAAEALKEGAPLVHDDAPGNLCYVWELGDREATDRALAAAHHVTKLEFVNQRLIPNAIEPRSAIGHYDPGRDELTLYTSSQNPHLIRLLLSAFVLKIPEHKVRVISPDVGGGFGSKIFHYPEEVICAWSSRKLGRPVKWTAVRSESFMSDAHGRDHVTTAEMGFDRDGRIVGLRVRTIANLGAYLSTFAPGVPTWLYGTLLAGQYKTPHIHVEVKGVFTNTTPVDAYRGAGRPEATYVVERLVELGAHELGIDPAELRRRNFIQPDEFPYQTPVVLQYDSGNYEGALNKALEMADYWKLREEQKRAREQGRLIGIGLSCYIEACGLAPSKVAGAIGVRAGLYESAAIRVMPTGKVQVFTGTHSHGQGHETTFAQIVAHELGIPLEDVEVIHGDTAEIPFGMGTYGSRSLATGGSAIYRALEKIKAKARKIAAHKLEVAEEDLEFRNGQFIVKGTDRAIGFGDIALTAYVPHDYPEGLEPGLEENAFYDPANFTFPFGTHLSVVEVDPETGRVKLLRYIAVDDVGRIINPMIVEGQIHGGVAQGVGQALLEGAVYDRSSGQLLTGSLLDYALPRADDLPSFEVGHQETPCPHNPLGAKGAGEAGTIAATACVVNAVVDALYHLGVRDIRMPLTPERVWRAMRGLPTDGHAS